A genome region from Hevea brasiliensis isolate MT/VB/25A 57/8 chromosome 9, ASM3005281v1, whole genome shotgun sequence includes the following:
- the LOC110673422 gene encoding protein NETWORKED 1D translates to MAAVSQADSKRMYSWWWDSHISPKNSKWLQENLTDMDVKVKQMIKLIEEDADSFARRAEMYYKKRPELMKLVEEFYRAYRALAERYDHATGVLLQAHRTMAEAFPNQVPFMLTDDSPIGSADSEPRTPDMPPIRPLFDSDELQKDALGISPSHSHAFKEHGAFTEESDSVPGRRCLKQLNDLFGTGEGRARKGLSFHDVEEKYQGVQDDGKNDIKAQVRSDSEPLSKAEQDIATLKNTFAKLEAGLIEYQQSLQILFNLESEVSRAKEDSKGLNEQASKAEAEVQTLKEAITKLEAEREASLLQYQHCLDNISNLENNISNAQIDAEELNERSCKAEIVVQSLKLELTKLEAEKEDILLQYEQCLEKTTYLERKILHAEEDARRFNEHADKAEMEVESLKEVLAKLTGAKEAAAVQYQQCLGTISSLEQKLAFAQEEAQRLKSELDDGVVKLKGAEEKCLQLERSNQTMHSELESLAQKMSAQSEELTEKQEELRRLWTCIQEERLRFVEDETAFQTLQHLHSRSQEELRSMAAELQNRAEILQDLEVRNQSLQNEVEKVKVENKGLSEVNLSSTSTIQNLQDVISNSRQTIGKLEAEVELRLDQRNALQQEIYCLKEEINDINKKNQAIMDQVDSVGFSPECLGSSVKGLQDENIKLKEVCERERGQNVALLEKLEIMEKLIGENALLENSLSDLNIELEGVREKVQALEESCESLIEEKSTLVSHLQIVTDNLEELAEKNTILEGSLLEAYAEVE, encoded by the exons ATGGCAGCTGTGTCGCAAGCAGATTCTAAACGTATGTATTCCTGGTGGTGGGACAGCCACATAAGCCCCAAAAACTCAAAATGGCTTCAGGAGAATCTTACAG ATATGGATGTCAaagtcaaacaaatgattaaactTATTGAAGAAGATGCAGATTCCTTTGCAAGGAGGGCAGAGATGTATTATAAGAAACGCCCAGAGCTTATGAAATTGGTTGAAGAATTTTATAGAGCATATCGCGCCTTGGCCGAAAGATATGATCATGCGACAGGAGTGCTCCTTCAAGCACATCGAACAATGGCAGAAGCGTTCCCCAACCAAGTCCCTTTCATGTTAACTGATGATTCACCCATAGGTTCTGCTGATAGCGAGCCCCGTACACCTGACATGCCACCAATACGTCCACTTTTTGATTCTGATGAATTGCAAAAGGATGCTTTGGGAATCTCTCCATCACATTCCCATGCTTTCAAGGAGCATGGAGCTTTTACTGAAGAATCTGATTCTGTTCCTGGCAGAAGGTGTTTGAAACAGCTCAATGATTTGTTTGGGACTGGAGAAGGAAGGGCAAGAAAAGGCCTTAGTTTTCATGATGTGGAAGAGAAATATCAAGGTGTGCAAGACGATGGCAAAAACGATATCAAGGCTCAAGTTCGATCTGATTCTGAGCCACTGAGTAAAGCTGAGCAGGATATTGCAACCTTAAAGAACACTTTTGCTAAATTAGAAGCTGGCCTAATTGAGTACCAACAGAGTTTGCAAATATTGTTTAATCTAGAGTCTGAAGTCTCTCGTGCAAAAGAGGATTCCAAGGGGCTCAATGAACAAGCCAGCAAAGCTGAAGCAGAAGTTCAGACTTTGAAGGAAGCCATCACTAAACTAGAGGCTGAAAGGGAAGCTAGTTTGCTTCAATACCAGCACTGCTTGGACAACATATCTAATCTGGAGAACAATATCTCCAATGCCCAGATAGATGCAGAGGAACTCAATGAGCGTTCTTGTAAAGCTGAAATTGTGGTTCAGTCGCTTAAGCTGGAACTGACTAAATTAGAAGCTGAAAAAGAAGATATTCTTCTGCAGTACGAACAGTGTCTAGAGAAGACAACTTATCTGGAGAGAAAAATATTGCATGCGGAGGAAGATGCCAGGAGGTTTAATGAACATGCTGATAAAGCTGAAATGGAGGTTGAAAGCTTGAAGGAAGTGCTTGCCAAGCTAACTGGAGCGAAGGAAGCTGCTGCTGTTCAGTACCAGCAGTGCTTGGGTACAATTTCAAGCTTGGAGCAGAAACTTGCTTTTGCCCAGGAGGAGGCCCAAAGGCTTAAATCTGAGTTAGATGATGGAGTTGTGAAGTTGAAGGGTGCTGAAGAAAAGTGTCTTCAGTTGGAGAGATCAAATCAGACTATGCACTCTGAGTTGGAGTCTCTGGCACAGAAAATGTCTGCTCAAAGTGAAGAACTTACAGAGAAGCAGGAGGAGTTGAGGAGACTGTGGACTTGCATACAAGAAGAGCGCTTGCGATTTGTGGAGGATGAAACTGCTTTTCAGACTTTGCAGCATTTGCACTCTCGATCTCAGGAAGAACTCAGATCTATGGCTGCAGAGCTTCAGAACAGAGCTGAGATTTTGCAGGACCTAGAAGTTCGTAATCAGAGTTTACAAAATGAAGTTGAGAAGGTCAAGGTAGAGAACAAAGGCCTAAGTGAAGTCAACTTATCTTCAACTTCGACGATACAAAATTTGCAAGATGTGATTTCAAACTCAAGGCAGACGATAGGGAAACTTGAAGCAGAGGTAGAACTTCGACTGGACCAGAGAAATGCTCTTCAGCAAGAGATTTACTGTCTGAAGGAGGAAATAAATGACATTAACAAGAAAAACCAGGCTATCATGGACCAGGTGGATTCAGTTGGCTTCAGTCCAGAGTGCCTTGGGTCATCTGTGAAGGGTTTGCAGGATGAGAACATAAAGCTGAAAGAGgtttgtgagagagagagaggccaaAATGTAGCACTTTTGGAAAAGCTGGAGATCATGGAGAAACTTATAGGGGAAAATGCTCTTTTAGAGAATTCATTATCAGATTTGAACATTGAGCTAGAAGGGGTGCGAGAGAAGGTACAGGCATTAGAAGAATCCTGTGAATCTCTCATAGAAGAGAAATCCACATTAGTTTCTCACTTACAGATTGTAACTGATAATTTGGAGGAACTTGCGGAGAAGAATACCATTCTGGAGGGTTCCCTTCTCGAAGCATATGCTGAAGTTGAGTGA